In Macrobrachium rosenbergii isolate ZJJX-2024 chromosome 46, ASM4041242v1, whole genome shotgun sequence, the DNA window ACCCAATTTCACTGTTCCacgtcttccttctcctcccatcCACAGATACCCAGTCTTTATCCTACTGATCTCCAGACCTCGATCTTCTAGTGCATGTCTCCACCTTTCTACCTTCAGCTCAACTCCTTCCACAATGTCATCAGCAAATAGAGCACTCCAGGGGACCTCCTTTCTGACATCTGATGTTATTACATCCATCACAAGGTCGAAGAAGTAGGGGCTGAGAGTTGATCCTTGATGGAGGCCAATCCTCACTCTGAACTTTTCTGTAGTTCCACCAGAGCTTCTTACTTGTGTGGTTGCCTCTGCATACATATCTTGTACCACCTTaacagttttattcagaaacaccTTCACCCTCAAACACCTTCATATTTCCGCCTTGGTACACAGTCATATGCTTTTACTAAGTTAACAAATACCAAGTGaagttttttctgtctttctccaTTCTCCATAGTTTGTCTTAAAGCAAATATTGCATCCACTCTagtaaagaacaagaggaatttgtttctggtgatagaaagtaatttctcgctataatgtggttcggattccacaataagccacgtaaaaataaatctaatccttcgggccagccctaggagagctgttaatcagctcagtggtctggttaaactaagatatacttaactttacatcCACTCTACCCCTCCCTGGCATGAACTGGAACTGTTCCTCGTTTATTGTGGTTTCTCTCCTTATTCTCTCTTCAATAATTCTTTCATAGGCCTTCATTTGTAATGGATATCAGTTTTGCCCCTCGGTAATTACAACAGGTTTGTATGTCGCCCTTTCCTTTATATATCAGAACCATTAGGTTGTCTCTCCAGCTATCCTGTATTCGTTCGTGGCGGTAGATCTTAATCATTAGGTCCCACAGCATATCAGTTCCTTCCTCTCCCAAACATTTCCACACCATCAGGTTGTACAgattttcctctcttcattttatCTAGTGTCCACTTTACTTCATGTCTACTGATATCCAAAATTACTCTTACTTGTGGGTTGCCATCCTCTGACACTCTTCTGGGGTTTTCTGCGTTtaataacttttcaaaatattccttctATCTTGCTCTTATGCTTTCCTCCTTTTACAGAACTCTTCCAAATTTATCTTTGATTTGCTTGATGTGTATCAGATCTTTAGTTGCTATCTTATAGTATATACACTCTTGCCCTTCtagtgtttatattttctcaaacAACTCATTTGATGCACTTGCTTTTGCCTTTGCTGCAGCCACCTTTGCTTCCCTCTTTGCATTTTTCCAAGCCAACTGATTCTGCTCAGAATCATCTCGATCATAAGCTATCTTTGCCTCCCTTCTCCTCTTGATCTTCCTACTCATATCATGATTCTATCACCAGCTCTCCTTTTCATTGGGTTCACCTCtaccagatgtctttcccaataACTCTTCTGCTGTTCTGAGAATCATAGCGCTATTTTTCTACCCAATAGGTGTTTCCTTCCTCTGCTAATATGATGTTACAGAGTACCAGTTCCTTAAATCTTTCTCTCATCTCTCGGTCCTTTAGCCTCCACCTCTTTATCTTTTGTTGTACTGCCCTTCTTCCCCCTCCAACTCGTCTTATCAGAAAGTCTGACACCACTAATCTATGTTGTGTACTAACACTTTCCCCTTTTATTACCttgcaatttttcatttctgttagaTGGTTTCTTCTATACATCAGAAAATCTATCTGTGTTTGTCTTCCTCCACTACTGTATGTTCCATAGTTagcatttttaaaatgttgtgaATAGCCATATCAAAGGCTACTGCGaaatttactctttgtttttccttcctcgTCCATTTCTCCAATTGGAAAGAAGCTACAGGACAGTAAGCACTGGATTGCAGTGCTCCCTTACTTTGGACATTTTTGTTGGGTTTTAGTGATAGTGACACTATGAAATATAGCTCCCATATAATATAGAGTGATGTGATCCAAGAAAGTGCAGAGGAGACCACATGAAGTGctggtaaatgtaattttaaaggcAAATAAGATACTCTCAAACTTTCGAGTCCTTACCGGTTCACCTCAAAGGTCAGAGGTTAATTCCCTCGGGGTGTTTACATTCATAGAATCTGTTTTCTATTGTCCCACTTACATTCCCTTGTGTTACAGCTCAAAATAAGCAATTAGAAAATGGAGAATTATAATTTGTTAAGGAGAAAAGGTCCCATCACTttgctttttcatcttcaatATTGACAATGGAGTTGGTTGGTGATGTTTTGTTCAACAAAATGAAAGTGGACTCAAGTAATATTATTGGTGGACACAACATTAGTAAAAATAAAGTAGTCGTAAAGTTTAATTCAGAAAAAGACTTTTGCAGGAGTTGTACGAGAATATGAAGATAAGGTGGGAAATGTTAAGATAATCAATGTTAGTTCGTCTGTGACGTATGTATCAATAATATCTGACGTGGTCGTCATATCGGTTTTGAGTAGGTATGGAAAATTGGAGAGCATAAGACATAATAAATTCACTTTGGGTCCCTTCTCTGGTCTGTTAAACGGGAATCGGACTGCTAAAATGAGACTTAGAGAGAACATCTCTCATCCTCAGTATTAGTGGACTCAGTATTACCATCTTATATAATGGAAAGAGGCGAACGTGATACAGACGTGGGCAAGCAAATCACCTAGTTAAAGACTATGCAAATGAGATAGAATgcaattatgcaaaataaatgaggaaaacttTCCCAGTATGATACAAAGGAATAATACAGAAAAGGAAAGACCAGAATTAGTAAACGCTGAAGCTGAAGGAAGAAAAGCGGAGGATGAAGCAGAAACTGATGGAGAAACACCTGTTGAAAACACCGACGAAcagagaagggaggaagagacGGTTTTACTAGACGAACAAGAAATCAGGAACGTAAGAGAAGCTGTTATTTGCGAATGTTTTAATAACAGATGAAGAGACGATTTCTCTTATTTCCCAGTCCGAGAATGAGCGACCAGTTCAAGTGAAAGTCGAAGCCGAAGTGCGCAGGAGAGACAAAGACGAAGCCATTGTTGTGGTTCACggaagaaaatttctctcttaaAAAACAAGCGGATGtaatggaaaaaggagaaaacaaagaaaaagacgGAAAAATAGCGAGATAGTGTTAGTGATACTTCAAGTACCCGCATTACCCTCAGAAAGGACCTAGGATCAGTTCAGCAAGACGAAATTGGTAATGGCTTAGATGACGTTCAGATGAAGGCAAAGAAGAGTTCTGATAAAGTACTGATCAAAATCCCGATTGCTAAGCGCATAAAACGGATATGTAAGGAACcctaattttttcctcttgatttgaCGTCCTCTCATATCTAAATATAGCTACAATAAATATTAACAGCCTATGCTTGTGAATAAGCAAgtcaaattaataaattttatgtacTTGTACCatttggacattatatatatatatatatatatatatatatatatatatatatatatatatatatatatatatatatatatatatatatatatatatatatatatatatatatatatatatatatatacacacacacacacacacacacacacacacacacacacatatgtatatatatatatatgatatatatatatatatatatatatatatatatatatatatatatatatatatatatatatatatatatatttatttagaaatacaCTATAAAAGCTGTAAACCAGTCACAAGAAGTTGGAAAGCATTGTGAAATCATATTGAATCCCAGCCTCCTGGTCAAAGGTAGATCggaaatactgataaataaattGTCACAAGTGAAGGTTTTGAGTCAAGAGATGGATGTTGTGGGACATATTGCTAGTGCTGA includes these proteins:
- the LOC136830409 gene encoding uncharacterized protein — encoded protein: MYAEATTQVRSSGGTTEKFRVRIGLHQGSTLSPYFFDLVMDVITSDVRKEVPWSALFADDIVEGVELKVERWRHALEDRGLEISRIKTGYLWMGGEGRRGTVKLGH